A single window of Aquabacterium sp. OR-4 DNA harbors:
- a CDS encoding VOC family protein — translation MRIRQIVLATHALGPGRALLAQVLQLPAPYRDPGVAEFGIDNAVFCFGDQFIELVSPLRPDTACGRHLARQGDGGYMLILQTDHLARERARLDALGVRRVWQAEFDDIAAMHLHPKDIGGAIVSLDEARPAAAWRWGGPDWQVQPGEAGRQRVLGLTLRARQPEALARRWAQVLARPAPLPLPLPDGRGDGDGRGDGDGRGDGDGDGDGSAARHGAGWRVLLDEGFVDVRPPAAAANGAAVDAAVDAAEAADALVGVTLAVADPAAVCTRARAAGVAVQGLRLQWLGIDCTLQPLPVPAAAPVQAR, via the coding sequence ATGCGCATCCGCCAGATCGTTCTTGCCACCCACGCGCTGGGCCCAGGCCGCGCGCTGCTGGCCCAGGTGCTGCAACTGCCCGCGCCCTACCGCGACCCCGGCGTGGCCGAGTTCGGCATCGACAACGCGGTGTTCTGCTTCGGCGACCAGTTCATCGAGCTGGTCTCGCCGCTGCGGCCCGACACCGCCTGCGGCCGCCACCTGGCGCGCCAGGGCGATGGCGGCTACATGCTGATCCTGCAGACCGACCACCTGGCCCGCGAGCGCGCGCGGCTCGACGCCTTGGGCGTGCGCCGTGTCTGGCAGGCCGAGTTCGACGACATCGCGGCCATGCACCTGCACCCCAAGGACATCGGCGGCGCCATCGTCTCGCTCGACGAGGCGCGGCCGGCCGCCGCCTGGCGCTGGGGCGGGCCCGACTGGCAGGTGCAGCCGGGCGAGGCCGGCCGCCAGCGCGTGCTGGGCCTGACCCTGCGCGCGCGCCAGCCCGAGGCGCTGGCACGGCGCTGGGCGCAGGTGCTGGCGCGGCCGGCGCCGCTGCCGCTGCCGCTGCCGGATGGCCGTGGTGATGGTGATGGCCGTGGCGATGGCGACGGCCGCGGCGACGGCGACGGCGACGGCGACGGCAGTGCCGCGCGTCACGGCGCGGGCTGGCGCGTGCTGCTGGACGAGGGCTTCGTCGACGTGCGGCCGCCGGCCGCGGCGGCCAACGGTGCCGCCGTCGATGCAGCCGTCGATGCAGCCGAGGCGGCCGATGCGCTGGTGGGCGTCACGCTGGCGGTGGCCGATCCGGCCGCCGTGTGTACCCGTGCCCGCGCCGCCGGCGTGGCGGTGCAGGGCCTGCGGCTTCAATGGCTGGGGATCGACTGCACGCTGCAGCCCCTGCCGGTGCCCGCTGCGGCGCCGGTTCAGGCCAGGTGA
- a CDS encoding cytochrome D1 domain-containing protein, translating to MFTLAATLPAWPLLGNLAGCAGAPPAAAAPVAEPVGTGDLGVVIERARGTLAIVDTTQRRVRAEVPGLGDLSHASVVFSRDGLHAYVFGRDGGLTQVNLLTQRIVNRVMQAGNSIGGAVSADGTLVAAQNYTPGGVKVFDARTLALVADIPAWYGPEATAGDGGRRRSRVVGLVDLPDRRFAFSLFDADAIWIADLSQDPTRPQITRLPGIGRQPYDALVTPDGRHYIAGLFGEDGLAMVDLWAPQPQARRILGGYGRGQQPLPVYKMPHLRGWAVAGRHAYLPAIGRHEVLVVDTASWQEVARIPVAGQPVFVIARPDGRQVWVNFALPDYHRVQVIDTPSQRVIDTLEPGKAVLHMEFTPRGEQVWISCRDDNQVQVYDTRRRLPVARLALDSPSGIFFTARAARTGF from the coding sequence ATGTTCACACTGGCGGCCACGCTGCCGGCCTGGCCGCTGCTGGGCAACCTGGCTGGCTGCGCCGGGGCGCCGCCGGCAGCCGCTGCACCGGTGGCCGAACCCGTCGGCACCGGCGACCTGGGCGTGGTGATCGAGCGCGCCCGCGGCACGCTGGCCATCGTCGACACCACGCAGCGCCGCGTGCGCGCCGAGGTGCCGGGCCTGGGCGACCTGTCGCATGCCTCGGTGGTGTTCTCGCGCGACGGCCTGCACGCCTATGTGTTTGGCCGCGACGGCGGGCTCACCCAGGTCAACCTGCTCACCCAGCGCATCGTCAACCGCGTGATGCAGGCCGGCAACTCGATCGGCGGCGCGGTCAGCGCCGACGGCACGCTGGTGGCGGCGCAGAACTACACGCCCGGTGGCGTGAAGGTGTTCGACGCCCGCACGCTGGCCCTGGTGGCCGACATCCCGGCCTGGTACGGGCCCGAAGCCACCGCCGGCGACGGCGGGCGCAGGCGTTCGCGCGTGGTGGGCCTGGTCGATCTGCCCGACCGGCGCTTTGCCTTCAGCCTGTTCGATGCCGATGCGATCTGGATCGCCGATCTGTCGCAGGACCCGACCCGCCCGCAGATCACCCGCCTGCCCGGCATCGGCCGCCAGCCCTACGACGCGCTGGTCACGCCCGATGGCCGCCACTACATCGCCGGCCTGTTCGGCGAGGACGGCCTGGCGATGGTGGATCTGTGGGCGCCGCAGCCGCAGGCGCGCCGCATCCTGGGCGGCTATGGCCGCGGCCAGCAGCCGCTGCCGGTGTACAAGATGCCGCACCTGCGCGGCTGGGCGGTGGCCGGCCGCCATGCCTACCTGCCGGCCATCGGCCGCCACGAGGTGCTGGTGGTCGACACCGCCAGCTGGCAGGAGGTGGCGCGCATCCCGGTGGCCGGCCAGCCGGTGTTCGTGATCGCGCGGCCCGACGGCCGCCAGGTGTGGGTGAACTTCGCCCTGCCCGACTACCACCGCGTGCAGGTCATCGACACCCCCAGCCAGCGCGTGATCGACACGCTGGAGCCCGGCAAGGCCGTGCTGCACATGGAGTTCACGCCGCGCGGCGAGCAGGTGTGGATCAGCTGCCGCGACGACAACCAGGTGCAGGTCTACGACACCCGGCGCCGCCTGCCCGTGGCGCGCCTGGCACTGGATTCGCCCAGCGGCATCTTCTTCACCGCGCGGGCCGCGCGCACCGGCTTCTGA
- a CDS encoding Lrp/AsnC family transcriptional regulator — MPRPEPLNTADLQLIARLHGGLPLSDRPFADLAQDLGCSESAVIERLRHLLAHGVLTRFGPLFQIERAGGRFVLAAMAVPEARFEAVAQQVNAHPEVAHNYRREHRLNMWFVLAAESAAAVDGVLATIERETGLPVLAFPKQREFFVELRLPITAPASPAGGLHALV, encoded by the coding sequence ATGCCACGGCCTGAGCCCCTCAACACCGCCGACCTGCAGCTGATCGCCCGCCTGCACGGCGGCCTGCCGCTGAGCGATCGGCCCTTTGCCGATCTGGCCCAGGACCTGGGCTGCAGCGAAAGCGCGGTGATCGAGCGCCTGCGCCATCTGCTGGCCCACGGTGTGCTCACCCGCTTCGGCCCGCTGTTCCAGATCGAGCGCGCCGGCGGGCGCTTCGTGCTGGCGGCCATGGCCGTGCCCGAGGCGCGTTTCGAGGCCGTGGCGCAGCAGGTCAATGCCCACCCCGAGGTGGCCCACAACTACCGCCGCGAGCACCGGCTGAACATGTGGTTCGTGCTGGCCGCCGAGTCGGCCGCCGCGGTGGACGGCGTGCTGGCCACCATCGAGCGCGAGACCGGCCTGCCGGTGCTGGCCTTTCCCAAGCAGCGCGAGTTTTTCGTCGAGCTGCGCCTGCCGATCACGGCACCCGCCAGCCCTGCCGGAGGCCTGCATGCCCTTGTCTGA
- the nirJ gene encoding heme d1 biosynthesis radical SAM protein NirJ, producing MFRISQFMRELAQAQRSGHYPAASAQRPPRPSGPVVIWNLIRRCNLTCTHCYALSADHDYAGELSTTEVFAVMDDLKSFGVPVLILSGGEPLLRPDLADIAARAKAMGFYVGLSTNGTLIDAGQADRLAALGFDYVGISLDGLRDTHDRFRRLAGAFDRSLAAVRLLRERGVKLGLRFTMTALNAHDLPALLALMRREQVDKFYFSHLNYAGRGNIHRAKDARHQATRAALDLLFDRAWSAARDAATAHAEDYVTGNNDADGPYLLQWLAAREPGLHARFGAALHARLVAGGGNASGQMVANIDNLGQVHPDTMWWHHTLGSVRERPFSAIWNDLSDPLLAGLKQRPRPVQGRCAGCRHLAICNGNTRVRAQQVSGNAWAEDPGCYLDDHEIGLAPAMPAPATAAPQAATQPPGTRLADIPLVLAP from the coding sequence ATGTTTCGCATCTCGCAGTTCATGCGCGAGCTGGCCCAGGCCCAGCGCAGCGGCCACTACCCGGCCGCCAGCGCGCAGCGCCCGCCACGCCCCAGCGGCCCGGTGGTGATCTGGAACCTGATCCGCCGCTGCAACCTCACCTGCACGCACTGCTACGCGCTGTCGGCCGACCACGACTATGCCGGCGAACTGAGCACCACCGAGGTGTTTGCGGTGATGGACGACCTGAAGTCCTTTGGCGTGCCGGTCCTGATCCTGTCGGGCGGCGAGCCGCTGCTGCGGCCCGACCTGGCGGACATCGCGGCCCGCGCCAAGGCCATGGGCTTCTATGTGGGCCTGTCGACCAACGGCACCCTGATCGATGCCGGGCAGGCCGACCGCCTGGCCGCGCTGGGCTTCGACTACGTGGGCATCAGCCTGGACGGGCTGCGCGACACGCACGACCGCTTTCGCCGCCTGGCCGGCGCCTTCGACCGCAGCCTGGCGGCCGTGCGCCTGCTGCGCGAGCGCGGCGTCAAGCTGGGCCTGCGCTTCACGATGACCGCGCTGAACGCCCACGACCTGCCGGCCCTGCTGGCATTGATGCGCCGCGAGCAGGTGGACAAGTTCTACTTCTCGCACCTCAACTACGCCGGGCGCGGCAACATCCACCGCGCCAAGGACGCACGGCACCAGGCCACGCGCGCCGCGCTCGACCTGCTGTTCGACCGCGCCTGGTCGGCCGCGCGCGATGCCGCCACGGCCCACGCCGAAGACTATGTCACCGGCAACAACGACGCCGACGGCCCCTACCTGCTGCAATGGCTGGCGGCCCGCGAGCCCGGCCTGCATGCCCGCTTCGGCGCGGCGCTGCACGCGCGCCTGGTGGCCGGGGGCGGCAACGCCTCGGGGCAGATGGTGGCCAACATCGACAACCTGGGACAGGTGCACCCCGACACGATGTGGTGGCACCACACGCTGGGCTCGGTGCGCGAGCGGCCCTTCTCGGCCATCTGGAACGACTTGTCCGATCCGCTGCTGGCCGGCCTGAAGCAGCGCCCGCGCCCGGTGCAGGGCCGCTGCGCCGGCTGCCGGCACCTGGCCATCTGCAATGGCAATACCCGGGTGCGGGCCCAGCAGGTCAGCGGCAACGCCTGGGCCGAAGACCCGGGCTGCTACCTCGATGACCACGAGATCGGCCTGGCCCCCGCCATGCCCGCGCCGGCCACGGCCGCGCCGCAGGCCGCCACCCAGCCGCCCGGCACGCGCCTGGCCGACATCCCGCTGGTGCTGGCGCCATGA
- a CDS encoding phosphogluconate dehydrogenase C-terminal domain-containing protein, with amino-acid sequence MNPKIALFGAGGKMGVRLSRNLIGSPYTVAHVEPGAAGRQRLHDELGISAQPADTALAGAQVVVLAVPDTLIGRLAAEIAPQLQPGTLVITLDAAAPFAGHLPARPDLSYFVTHPCHPTIFSPEVHTPGAPDYFGGGTAPQSIVNALMQGPEAHYALGEAIARTLYQPILRSYRVTVDQMALLEPGLSETVCATLLDTMREAMDEVVARGVPADCARDFLLGHMTILAAVIFKQIPGQFSDACNKAIVNGKPRLLRDDWRQVFDREEIAESIRRIT; translated from the coding sequence ATGAACCCCAAGATCGCGCTGTTCGGCGCCGGCGGCAAGATGGGGGTGCGCCTGTCGCGCAACCTGATCGGCTCGCCCTACACCGTGGCCCATGTGGAGCCCGGCGCCGCTGGCCGCCAGCGCCTGCACGACGAACTGGGCATCAGCGCCCAGCCGGCCGACACCGCGCTGGCCGGCGCCCAGGTGGTGGTGCTGGCCGTGCCCGACACGCTGATCGGCCGGCTGGCCGCCGAGATCGCGCCGCAGCTGCAGCCCGGCACCCTGGTGATCACGCTGGACGCGGCCGCGCCCTTTGCCGGCCACCTGCCGGCGCGGCCCGACCTCAGCTACTTCGTCACCCACCCCTGCCACCCCACGATCTTCAGCCCCGAGGTGCACACCCCCGGCGCGCCCGACTACTTCGGCGGCGGCACGGCGCCGCAAAGCATCGTCAATGCGCTGATGCAGGGCCCTGAAGCGCATTACGCGCTGGGCGAGGCCATCGCCCGCACGCTGTACCAGCCCATCCTGCGCAGCTACCGGGTCACGGTTGATCAGATGGCGCTGCTGGAGCCGGGCCTCAGCGAAACCGTCTGCGCCACCCTGCTCGACACCATGCGCGAGGCCATGGACGAGGTGGTGGCCCGCGGCGTGCCGGCCGACTGCGCGCGCGACTTCCTGCTGGGCCACATGACCATCCTGGCCGCGGTGATCTTCAAGCAGATCCCCGGCCAGTTCAGCGATGCCTGCAACAAGGCCATCGTCAACGGCAAGCCGCGCCTGCTGCGCGACGACTGGCGCCAGGTCTTCGACCGCGAAGAGATCGCCGAGAGCATCCGCCGCATCACCTGA
- a CDS encoding cytochrome D1 domain-containing protein, translating to MSRPAEPRAAAWRLRRGRLARLARLARLAWALGLLALPVACALGLLAGPVAAAGPGEIDGAALYRQHCAACHGAQRTGAMGPALLPESLERLRPAEALKTIAEGRQATQMPGFAASLTADEMAALARHIRSPVLPAPRWDEADIRASQVTHRAPQALPAQPQWRADPMNLFVVVEAGDHHVSVLDGDRFTVLHRFASRYALHGGPKFTPDGRYVFFGSRDGWISKFDLYSLQLVAEVRAGLNMRNVAVSGDGRWVLAANYFPHTLVLLDAGLNLVKTYAATTRDGQASSRVSAVYDAAPRKSFVVALKDIAELWEISYDRQAEPIHDGLVHDHRLGEALPTAGFLGVRRTPLDEPLDDFFFDPPYRHVLGATRAKASGEPSAQVVNLDIRRKVAALPIAGMPHLGSGISFAREGRRLLMSPNLKDGALDIIDLGPEGGMAAPGDARAWQRVGRIEMPGPGFFVRSHEASPFAWADSMMSPGAKDTLTIIDKRSLSVAGQVREPGKTLAHIEFSKDGRHALASVWEMDGALIVYDAATWKEIKRLPMRKPVGKYNVFNKITRSEGTSH from the coding sequence ATGAGCCGGCCTGCCGAACCCCGCGCCGCGGCATGGCGCCTGCGGCGCGGCCGACTGGCACGGCTGGCACGGCTGGCACGGCTGGCCTGGGCCCTGGGCCTGCTGGCCCTGCCCGTGGCCTGTGCCCTGGGCCTACTGGCCGGGCCCGTGGCCGCCGCCGGCCCCGGCGAGATCGACGGCGCCGCGCTGTACCGCCAGCACTGCGCGGCCTGCCACGGCGCACAGCGCACCGGTGCCATGGGCCCGGCCCTGCTGCCCGAGAGCCTGGAGCGCCTGCGCCCGGCCGAGGCCCTCAAGACCATTGCCGAGGGCCGGCAGGCCACGCAGATGCCGGGCTTTGCCGCCAGCCTGACGGCCGACGAGATGGCGGCACTGGCGCGCCACATCCGCAGCCCCGTGCTGCCGGCGCCGCGCTGGGACGAGGCCGACATCCGCGCCAGCCAGGTCACGCACCGGGCGCCGCAGGCCCTGCCGGCGCAGCCGCAATGGCGTGCCGACCCGATGAACCTGTTTGTCGTGGTCGAGGCCGGCGACCACCATGTGAGCGTGCTCGACGGCGACCGCTTCACGGTGCTGCACCGCTTTGCCAGCCGCTACGCCCTGCACGGCGGCCCGAAGTTCACGCCCGATGGGCGTTATGTGTTCTTCGGCTCGCGCGACGGCTGGATCAGCAAGTTCGATCTCTACAGCCTGCAGCTGGTGGCCGAGGTGCGCGCCGGCCTGAACATGCGCAACGTGGCGGTGTCGGGCGACGGGCGCTGGGTGCTGGCGGCCAACTACTTTCCGCACACCCTGGTGCTGCTGGATGCCGGGCTGAACCTGGTCAAGACCTACGCCGCCACCACGCGCGACGGCCAGGCCAGCTCACGCGTCTCGGCGGTGTACGACGCGGCGCCGCGCAAGAGCTTTGTGGTGGCGCTCAAGGACATTGCCGAGCTGTGGGAGATCAGCTACGACCGCCAGGCCGAGCCCATCCACGACGGCCTGGTGCACGACCACCGGCTGGGCGAGGCGCTGCCCACGGCGGGATTTCTGGGTGTGCGCCGCACACCGCTGGACGAGCCGCTGGACGATTTCTTCTTTGACCCGCCCTACCGCCATGTGCTGGGCGCCACCCGCGCCAAGGCCAGCGGTGAACCCAGCGCGCAGGTTGTCAACCTCGACATCCGCCGCAAGGTGGCGGCCTTGCCGATTGCCGGCATGCCGCACCTGGGCTCGGGCATCAGCTTTGCGCGCGAGGGCCGCCGCCTGCTGATGAGCCCCAACCTGAAGGACGGCGCGCTGGACATCATCGACCTCGGCCCCGAGGGCGGCATGGCCGCGCCGGGCGATGCGCGCGCCTGGCAGCGCGTGGGCCGCATCGAGATGCCGGGGCCGGGCTTTTTTGTGCGCAGCCACGAGGCCAGCCCCTTTGCCTGGGCCGACTCGATGATGAGCCCCGGCGCCAAGGACACGCTGACCATCATCGACAAGCGCAGCCTCAGCGTGGCCGGCCAGGTGCGCGAGCCGGGCAAGACGCTGGCCCACATCGAGTTCAGCAAGGACGGCCGCCACGCGCTGGCCAGCGTGTGGGAGATGGACGGCGCGCTGATCGTCTACGACGCCGCCACCTGGAAGGAGATCAAACGCCTGCCGATGCGCAAGCCGGTGGGCAAGTACAACGTGTTCAACAAGATCACGCGCTCGGAAGGCACTTCGCACTAG
- the ahbB gene encoding siroheme decarboxylase subunit beta: MPLHRPTPAGLCAPSELHLALLNPWQHGFPLERAPYARLALASGLPEAAVLRHLRRLQYEGSLSRIGGVFAHEAGGAALLAAMQVPPARLEAVAATVSAHPGVNHNYQREHAYNLWFVMTGQDPDAVDDAIALLQRATGLHALSLRMRRAYRIDLGFDLDTAHTPARNPGRSRSRAGRGQPGQVPPIADHERALAALVEDGLPLLSRPFDAWAEALGWPPEQVLATLQRWLDQGVLRRFGTVVRHHELGYQANAMTVFDVPDAQVDGLGERLACQPGVTLAYRRERAAGWPYNLYCMVHGQHRDEVLAQIAALRRTTGLQAFHHQVLFSCRRFKQTGARRFRALPPGSPAPHALQAPPEPPEIRHATA, translated from the coding sequence ATGCCCCTCCACCGCCCCACCCCCGCCGGCCTGTGCGCGCCCAGCGAGCTGCACCTGGCCCTGCTCAACCCCTGGCAGCACGGCTTTCCGCTGGAGCGGGCGCCGTATGCGCGCCTGGCGCTGGCCAGCGGCCTGCCCGAGGCCGCGGTGCTGCGCCACCTGCGCCGGCTGCAGTACGAGGGCAGCCTCAGTCGCATCGGCGGCGTGTTTGCGCACGAGGCCGGCGGCGCCGCGCTGCTGGCGGCCATGCAGGTGCCGCCCGCGCGGCTGGAGGCGGTGGCCGCCACCGTGTCGGCCCATCCCGGCGTGAACCACAACTACCAGCGCGAGCACGCCTACAACCTGTGGTTCGTGATGACCGGCCAGGACCCCGACGCGGTGGACGACGCGATCGCCCTGCTGCAGCGCGCCACCGGCTTGCACGCGCTGAGTCTGCGCATGCGGCGGGCCTATCGCATCGATCTGGGCTTTGACCTCGATACCGCCCACACCCCCGCGCGAAACCCCGGACGAAGCCGTTCCCGCGCCGGCCGCGGCCAGCCGGGCCAGGTGCCGCCAATCGCCGATCATGAGCGTGCGCTGGCGGCCCTGGTGGAAGACGGCCTGCCGCTGCTCAGCCGCCCCTTCGATGCCTGGGCCGAGGCCCTGGGCTGGCCGCCCGAGCAGGTGCTGGCCACGCTGCAGCGCTGGCTCGATCAGGGCGTGCTGCGCCGCTTCGGTACCGTGGTGCGGCACCACGAGCTGGGCTACCAGGCCAATGCCATGACCGTCTTCGACGTGCCCGATGCGCAGGTGGACGGTCTGGGCGAACGCCTGGCCTGCCAGCCCGGCGTCACGCTGGCCTACCGGCGCGAGCGCGCCGCCGGCTGGCCCTACAACCTGTACTGCATGGTGCATGGCCAGCACCGCGACGAGGTGCTGGCGCAGATCGCGGCGCTGCGCCGCACCACCGGGCTGCAGGCCTTCCACCACCAGGTGCTGTTCTCGTGCCGGCGCTTCAAGCAGACCGGTGCGCGCCGCTTTCGCGCCCTGCCGCCGGGCAGCCCGGCGCCCCATGCGCTGCAAGCGCCCCCCGAACCGCCGGAGATCCGCCATGCCACGGCCTGA
- the ahbB gene encoding siroheme decarboxylase subunit beta yields the protein MPLSDFDRRLVAATQGGLPLVARPYEAVGAMLGVSGELVRERLGQMLDEGLVRRIGAVPNHYRLGFTANGMTVWDVDDAEVDALGERVGALPGVSHCYRRPRHLPDWPYNLFAMLHGRSRAEVERQALAIHCLLGPACRGHDILYSSAILKKTGLRL from the coding sequence ATGCCCTTGTCTGATTTTGACCGCCGCCTGGTGGCCGCCACCCAGGGCGGCCTGCCGCTGGTGGCGCGGCCCTACGAGGCCGTGGGCGCGATGCTGGGCGTGAGCGGCGAGCTGGTGCGCGAACGCCTGGGCCAGATGCTCGACGAAGGCCTGGTGCGCCGCATCGGCGCGGTGCCCAACCACTACCGCCTGGGCTTCACGGCCAACGGCATGACGGTGTGGGACGTGGACGACGCCGAGGTTGACGCGCTGGGCGAGCGCGTGGGCGCGCTGCCGGGCGTGAGCCACTGCTACCGGCGCCCGCGCCACCTGCCCGACTGGCCCTACAACCTGTTCGCGATGCTGCACGGCCGCAGCCGGGCCGAGGTCGAGCGCCAGGCGCTGGCCATCCACTGCCTGCTGGGGCCGGCCTGCCGCGGCCACGACATCCTGTACTCGAGCGCGATCCTCAAGAAGACCGGCCTGCGGCTCTGA
- a CDS encoding TRAP transporter substrate-binding protein — MTRSTQRPLRALRATLAALLATGAGLAAAQTVLKIGYTPPTASHYGVGATVFCDEITKGTANRYSCQHFPSSALGGEREMIEAVQLGTQDLVNTSTGPLGNFVPETRIVDIPFLFRDYEHARKVMDGPIGQELLKKMQAKGLVGLAWTENGFRHMTNSKRPIVQATDAAGLKLRTMENKVHMEGYKTFGLLPTPMAFPELFGALQQGTVDGQENPIPVILASKFSQVQKHLSLTGHVYSPAVIIVSAPVWSKLSEADKKVFTEAAKKAAVAQRKKVNDDEANGIAQLRKDGMQVVEKVDGDSFRKAVTPAYANFAKEFGADRIAAIQAVQ, encoded by the coding sequence ATGACCCGCTCCACACAGCGTCCGCTGCGCGCCCTGCGCGCCACCCTGGCCGCCCTGCTGGCCACCGGCGCCGGCCTGGCCGCAGCCCAGACGGTGCTGAAGATCGGCTACACGCCGCCCACCGCCTCGCACTACGGGGTGGGCGCCACGGTGTTCTGCGACGAGATCACCAAGGGCACGGCCAACCGCTACAGCTGCCAGCACTTTCCCAGCAGCGCGCTGGGTGGCGAGCGCGAGATGATCGAGGCGGTGCAGCTGGGCACGCAGGATCTGGTCAACACCTCCACCGGGCCGCTGGGCAACTTCGTGCCCGAGACGCGCATCGTCGACATCCCGTTCCTGTTTCGCGACTACGAGCACGCGCGCAAGGTGATGGACGGCCCGATCGGCCAGGAGCTGCTGAAGAAGATGCAGGCCAAGGGCCTGGTCGGCCTGGCCTGGACCGAGAACGGCTTTCGCCACATGACCAACAGCAAGCGCCCCATCGTGCAGGCCACCGATGCCGCCGGCCTGAAGCTGCGCACCATGGAGAACAAGGTGCACATGGAGGGCTACAAGACCTTCGGCCTGCTGCCCACGCCGATGGCGTTTCCCGAGCTGTTCGGCGCGCTGCAGCAGGGCACGGTGGACGGGCAGGAGAACCCGATCCCGGTGATCCTGGCCAGCAAGTTCAGCCAGGTGCAAAAGCACCTGTCGCTGACCGGCCATGTGTACTCGCCGGCGGTGATCATCGTGTCGGCACCGGTGTGGAGCAAGCTGTCCGAGGCCGACAAGAAGGTCTTCACCGAGGCCGCCAAAAAGGCCGCCGTGGCCCAGCGCAAAAAGGTCAACGACGACGAGGCCAACGGCATCGCCCAGCTGCGCAAGGACGGCATGCAGGTGGTGGAGAAGGTCGACGGCGACAGCTTCCGCAAGGCCGTGACGCCGGCCTATGCCAACTTCGCCAAGGAGTTCGGCGCCGACAGGATCGCCGCCATCCAGGCCGTGCAGTGA
- a CDS encoding ribulose-bisphosphate carboxylase large subunit family protein has translation MSDPTPRSDDGRIHARYWLETPLTPGRAAEIIAGEQSSGTFLALANETAALKARSGARVESLQVLAVVDAPSLPGRYPPGSRFTRCTLELSWPLENLGPSLPNLLATIAGNLFELQCVSGLRLQALRLPPAFAAACPGPAFGIAGTRRLAGVARGPLIGTIIKPSVGLSPEQTALEVRQLIAGGIDFIKDDELQADGPHCPFDARVRAVMREVREGAQRHGRQAMVAFNLTGELDEMRRRHDLVLAEGGSCVMASLNSIGLVGLRALRQHSALPIHAHRNGWGSLSRHPALGWDYAPWQMLWRLAGADHLHVNGLDNKFSESNAEVAAAAQAVLAPLWPEAPMAAMPVFSSGQTGRVAAATLAVTGSSDLIFAAGGGIFGHPGGVAAGVTALRQAWQAAEAGVALEVQAAQQPELRAALGFW, from the coding sequence ATGAGCGACCCCACACCCCGCAGCGACGACGGCCGCATCCACGCACGCTACTGGCTCGAAACCCCGCTCACTCCCGGCCGCGCGGCCGAGATCATTGCCGGCGAGCAGTCCAGCGGCACCTTTCTGGCCCTGGCCAACGAGACCGCCGCGCTGAAGGCGCGCTCGGGCGCGCGGGTGGAGTCGCTGCAGGTGCTGGCCGTGGTCGATGCACCCAGCCTGCCGGGCCGCTACCCGCCGGGCAGCCGCTTCACGCGCTGCACGCTCGAGCTGTCGTGGCCGCTCGAGAACCTGGGCCCCTCGCTGCCCAACCTGCTGGCCACCATCGCCGGCAACCTGTTCGAGCTGCAGTGCGTCTCGGGCCTGCGGCTGCAGGCCCTGCGCCTGCCGCCGGCCTTTGCCGCGGCCTGCCCCGGCCCGGCTTTCGGCATTGCCGGCACGCGGCGCCTGGCCGGCGTGGCCCGCGGCCCGCTGATCGGCACCATCATCAAGCCCAGCGTGGGCCTGTCGCCCGAGCAGACGGCGCTCGAAGTGCGCCAGCTGATCGCCGGCGGCATCGACTTCATCAAGGACGACGAGCTGCAGGCCGACGGCCCGCACTGCCCCTTCGACGCGCGTGTGCGCGCCGTGATGCGCGAGGTGCGCGAGGGCGCGCAGCGCCACGGCCGCCAGGCCATGGTGGCCTTCAACCTGACCGGCGAGCTCGACGAGATGCGCCGCCGCCACGACCTGGTGCTGGCCGAAGGCGGCAGCTGCGTGATGGCCAGCCTGAACAGCATCGGCCTGGTCGGCCTGCGCGCCTTGCGCCAGCACAGCGCCCTGCCCATCCACGCCCACCGCAACGGCTGGGGCAGCCTCAGCCGCCATCCGGCGCTGGGCTGGGACTACGCACCCTGGCAGATGCTGTGGCGCCTGGCCGGCGCCGACCACCTGCATGTCAACGGCCTGGACAACAAGTTCAGTGAGAGCAATGCCGAGGTGGCCGCCGCCGCCCAGGCCGTGCTGGCGCCGCTGTGGCCCGAGGCGCCGATGGCGGCCATGCCGGTGTTCAGCTCGGGCCAGACCGGCCGCGTGGCCGCCGCCACGCTGGCCGTCACCGGCAGCAGCGACCTGATCTTTGCCGCTGGCGGCGGCATCTTCGGCCACCCCGGTGGCGTGGCCGCCGGCGTGACCGCGCTGCGCCAGGCCTGGCAGGCCGCCGAGGCCGGCGTGGCGCTGGAGGTGCAGGCCGCGCAGCAGCCCGAGCTGCGCGCGGCGCTGGGTTTCTGGTGA